The following are from one region of the Gammaproteobacteria bacterium genome:
- a CDS encoding FtsX-like permease family protein translates to MSTHPPLLVYIAWRNLWRNRIRSVLTISALGIGLALMIVYATLVEGMYRQMANSATQISTSHFQIHRQAYADDQDLYALLPQELLAVLDTVPRVRVAPRLYAAGLAAAGDQSVGVMLKAIDPEREARVTSMLEHIRSGEMNLGKTSTQQGEVTVYHVLVGTQLARSLRIAAGDEVVIITQAADGGIGNGIYRVGGILKPIEAGFDRAGVLMSIDAFRELMFIETGMHEIAVNTDDLEQLSLFGQHLSDALAGFRSQHSMPEYGGKLVLRNWRQLVPAVSDMLEMSGTVIYIIGGILVGLAALGMMNTMLMAVHERTHEFGILLAIGMSRYRLLTMVMLESFFLSLVAMVVGVALGASSSHYLEVTGIDLTPWLPDGMDWAGVIWDPVWKGYLTGESVVVGIVIMVVVAMLASLIPSWRTVRMKPAEAIR, encoded by the coding sequence GTGTCAACACACCCGCCATTGCTGGTATATATCGCCTGGCGCAACCTCTGGCGCAATCGTATTCGCAGCGTGCTCACCATTTCCGCGCTCGGTATCGGTCTGGCACTGATGATCGTGTATGCCACCCTGGTCGAGGGCATGTACCGACAAATGGCCAACTCGGCCACCCAGATTTCCACCAGTCATTTCCAGATTCATCGGCAGGCCTATGCCGATGACCAGGACCTGTATGCTTTGTTGCCTCAGGAATTGCTGGCAGTGCTGGATACCGTGCCCAGGGTCAGGGTAGCGCCTCGACTGTACGCCGCCGGTCTTGCTGCTGCGGGTGATCAATCTGTCGGCGTAATGTTGAAGGCTATCGATCCGGAGCGCGAAGCCCGTGTCACGAGTATGCTTGAACATATTCGCAGTGGCGAAATGAATCTTGGCAAGACTTCAACACAGCAGGGCGAGGTGACGGTATATCACGTACTTGTTGGCACGCAACTCGCTCGAAGTCTGCGCATCGCAGCTGGCGATGAAGTGGTCATTATCACCCAGGCCGCCGATGGCGGCATAGGCAATGGCATTTATCGCGTTGGTGGCATACTTAAACCTATCGAGGCCGGTTTTGATCGTGCGGGTGTCTTGATGTCTATTGATGCATTTCGCGAGCTCATGTTTATCGAGACCGGCATGCATGAAATTGCCGTGAACACGGATGATCTCGAACAGCTATCATTATTTGGACAGCACCTGTCCGATGCCTTGGCCGGGTTTCGCTCTCAGCATTCGATGCCGGAGTACGGTGGCAAGCTGGTGCTGCGCAACTGGCGACAACTTGTCCCGGCGGTATCGGACATGCTGGAGATGAGTGGTACGGTGATTTATATCATTGGCGGTATTCTGGTGGGACTGGCGGCGCTCGGTATGATGAATACCATGCTCATGGCTGTGCACGAGCGTACACATGAGTTTGGTATATTGCTTGCGATCGGCATGAGCCGCTACCGGTTGCTGACCATGGTGATGCTCGAGTCATTTTTCCTGTCCTTGGTCGCCATGGTAGTTGGTGTAGCGCTTGGTGCATCCTCGTCTCACTACCTGGAGGTGACCGGAATTGATCTGACACCATGGTTGCCTGATGGCATGGACTGGGCCGGTGTAATATGGGATCCGGTCTGGAAAGGTTACTTGACCGGCGAAAGTGTTGTTGTCGGTATTGTCATCATGGTTGTTGTTGCCATGTTGGCGTCTCTGATTCCTTCGTGGCGAACCGTGCGCATGAAGCCGGCCGAGGCGATACGATGA
- the dapB gene encoding 4-hydroxy-tetrahydrodipicolinate reductase — translation MTRIAITGAAGRMGKSLVQAVQEADGVTLGAANEHASSPALGVDAGINTGLGATGVLIREQLDPADFDVLIDFTRPEATLANLALCRQHGKKMVIGTTGFDDAGKQAIADAGKDMAIVFAPNMSVGVNLSFKLAQIAARVLGDDVDIEIVEAHHRHKVDAPSGTALRLGEVIADALGRDLKTDAIYGREGITGERERRTIGFATVRAGDIVGEHTVMYAGTGERVEITHRATSRMTFAGGAVRAARWLSDKSSGVFDMQDVLGLR, via the coding sequence ATGACACGCATTGCAATTACCGGCGCGGCAGGCCGAATGGGCAAATCGTTGGTGCAGGCCGTGCAGGAAGCCGATGGCGTTACCCTGGGTGCAGCCAACGAGCATGCCAGCAGCCCGGCTTTGGGCGTGGATGCCGGGATCAATACCGGTCTGGGCGCAACCGGTGTGCTCATTCGCGAGCAGCTGGACCCGGCTGATTTTGATGTGCTTATCGATTTCACTCGCCCCGAAGCCACCTTGGCCAACCTGGCCTTGTGTCGCCAGCACGGCAAGAAAATGGTCATCGGCACCACCGGCTTTGATGATGCGGGAAAACAGGCTATTGCCGATGCCGGCAAGGATATGGCCATTGTGTTTGCGCCGAATATGAGCGTGGGCGTGAATTTGAGCTTCAAGCTGGCCCAGATTGCAGCCCGGGTGCTGGGAGATGATGTTGATATCGAGATTGTCGAGGCACATCATCGGCATAAGGTCGATGCACCATCGGGTACGGCGCTGCGCCTGGGCGAAGTCATTGCCGACGCCCTGGGCCGCGATCTCAAGACTGACGCTATCTACGGCCGCGAGGGTATTACCGGCGAGCGCGAGCGCAGAACCATCGGGTTTGCCACCGTCCGTGCCGGGGATATCGTCGGGGAGCATACGGTCATGTATGCCGGTACCGGTGAGCGCGTGGAAATCACTCATCGTGCCACCAGTCGCATGACCTTTGCCGGCGGCGCCGTGCGTGCGGCACGTTGGCTAAGTGATAAATCTTCCGGTGTGTTTGATATGCAGGATGTTCTGGGTTTGCGTTGA
- a CDS encoding ABC transporter ATP-binding protein: MALLEVKQINKTYIQGEVEVSALREVNLSLKESEFAALVGPSGSGKTTLLNIIGGLDAPSSGGVFLNGTDITAMTEKQQAHFRLMEVGFIFQAYNLVPVLSALENVELVMVLQGRHAHERRERARHYLEVVGLKDMMHRRPGALSGGQQQRVAVARALAAGPRIVLADEPTANLDSENATALLEIMHDLSHEEKTTFLFSTHDTRVMARAERIITLRDGAVESDSYTGRHH, encoded by the coding sequence ATGGCATTGCTGGAGGTCAAACAGATCAACAAAACCTATATCCAGGGCGAAGTGGAGGTGAGCGCGCTTCGTGAGGTCAACCTGTCACTGAAGGAAAGCGAGTTCGCTGCACTGGTGGGTCCGTCAGGTTCAGGCAAGACGACATTGCTGAATATTATTGGTGGGCTTGATGCGCCTTCGAGTGGTGGCGTGTTTCTGAATGGAACCGATATCACCGCGATGACCGAAAAACAGCAGGCGCATTTCCGGTTGATGGAAGTGGGGTTTATATTCCAGGCTTACAATCTGGTTCCGGTGCTGAGTGCACTGGAGAACGTGGAACTGGTCATGGTGTTGCAGGGTCGTCATGCTCATGAGCGACGGGAGCGCGCCCGGCACTACCTGGAAGTGGTTGGCCTTAAAGACATGATGCACCGTCGCCCGGGCGCCTTGAGTGGAGGTCAACAACAACGCGTTGCCGTCGCCAGGGCATTGGCAGCCGGTCCGCGTATCGTGCTTGCTGATGAGCCAACAGCCAACCTGGACTCTGAGAATGCGACGGCGTTACTGGAAATCATGCACGACTTGTCGCATGAAGAAAAAACCACGTTCCTGTTTTCAACGCATGATACAAGGGTGATGGCTCGTGCCGAGCGCATTATTACCCTGCGCGACGGCGCCGTGGAATCAGATAGCTATACCGGGCGTCATCATTAA
- a CDS encoding ABC transporter permease — MNIFEFRNRWITLVLLAWRNLWRHRRRTFITLSSVALGFSLAVASIGLQDGSHNSMVRNGIRMGEGHITIQPQDYRDSPANYRFIGDGNKLAQSLSTLQFEGRIAPRIALQVLANTASNSVGAILEGIDPEADPRVGQFRGKLVTGNWIESTDARGVVVGSNMARKLKLETGRKLVIMIGKRGGDPEARLALVRGIFNTGIDALDSYYIVSGMEFARHFLIAEGGNAELAPVTRVALYLDDADQLETWLPAIGKQVKEPGIAVLGWPEMMPELLQFIAIDDGFSYVMFFLILFVVVIGILNTVLMSVLERTREFGLLRALGLSRDYLLALVFCESLLLSFLAVAVGWILGGSFHLYLAFYGIDFSALVPEGTEVMGTVMDPVVRSELSMTRVVQLTSIIFMATLASGIYPAIKAARVTPIEALRT, encoded by the coding sequence ATGAATATTTTTGAATTCAGGAATCGCTGGATTACCCTGGTATTGCTTGCCTGGCGCAACTTGTGGCGTCACCGGCGTCGTACCTTTATCACGCTAAGCTCTGTTGCGCTTGGCTTCAGCCTCGCGGTAGCCAGTATCGGTCTGCAGGACGGATCGCATAATTCGATGGTGCGTAATGGCATTCGGATGGGTGAAGGCCATATCACCATACAGCCACAAGACTACCGCGATTCTCCGGCCAATTACCGCTTTATCGGCGATGGCAACAAGCTGGCGCAATCACTGTCAACATTGCAGTTTGAGGGCAGGATCGCGCCCCGTATCGCCTTGCAGGTACTCGCCAATACTGCCAGTAATTCAGTGGGCGCAATACTGGAGGGCATTGATCCTGAAGCGGATCCGCGCGTCGGCCAGTTTCGGGGAAAGCTTGTTACCGGCAACTGGATTGAAAGCACCGATGCGCGAGGTGTGGTGGTCGGCAGCAACATGGCGCGCAAACTAAAGCTTGAAACGGGACGAAAACTCGTGATTATGATTGGCAAGCGCGGGGGTGATCCGGAAGCAAGACTGGCGCTGGTGCGAGGCATATTCAACACCGGCATTGATGCACTTGACAGTTATTATATAGTTAGCGGTATGGAGTTCGCCCGTCACTTCCTGATAGCAGAAGGAGGCAACGCCGAACTGGCACCGGTAACCCGCGTAGCCTTGTATCTTGATGATGCCGATCAGCTTGAAACCTGGCTGCCCGCGATCGGGAAACAGGTAAAAGAGCCCGGTATTGCCGTACTGGGCTGGCCGGAAATGATGCCGGAGTTATTGCAGTTCATCGCCATCGATGATGGCTTCAGTTACGTCATGTTTTTTCTGATCCTGTTTGTTGTTGTTATTGGCATTCTTAATACGGTGCTAATGAGCGTGCTGGAGCGTACACGGGAGTTTGGATTGTTGCGTGCCCTGGGTCTGAGCCGGGATTATCTTCTTGCCCTGGTATTTTGCGAATCCTTGCTATTGAGCTTTCTCGCAGTCGCGGTGGGCTGGATACTCGGCGGCAGCTTCCATCTATACCTGGCCTTTTATGGTATCGACTTTTCTGCACTGGTACCCGAGGGTACTGAAGTGATGGGCACGGTAATGGACCCGGTTGTTCGTTCGGAGCTGTCGATGACCCGGGTGGTCCAGCTGACGTCTATTATTTTCATGGCGACACTGGCATCGGGTATCTATCCCGCTATCAAGGCGGCGCGTGTGACACCTATCGAAGCCTTGCGTACCTGA
- the carA gene encoding glutamine-hydrolyzing carbamoyl-phosphate synthase small subunit: protein MPQPALLALEDGSLFEGISIGVSGQTVGEVVFNTALTGYQEILSDPSYARQIVTLTYPHIGNVGTTSEDMESKKAHAAGLVIRDLPLLMSNWRAQQTLPEFLEKHKVVAIAGIDTRRLTRILREKGAQRGCIVAVEKGQRINKKDAVAAAQAFAGLAGMDLAKTVTTRKQYDWNESSWSLDKGYKPLTDARFHVVAYDFGVKHNILRMLADRGCKLTVVPAKTPAEEVLAMKPDGVFLSNGPGDPEPCDYAIEAIGKVLEKKLPVFGICLGHQLLALASGAQTMKMKFGHHGANHPVQDLETKQVMITSQNHGFAVNEDSLPGNLEVTHRSLFDQTIQGIRRTDCPAFSFQGHPEASPGPHDVAPLFDQFIASMQEAK from the coding sequence TTGCCACAGCCCGCCTTGCTCGCACTGGAAGATGGTTCGCTTTTCGAAGGAATTTCTATCGGTGTTTCCGGTCAGACAGTGGGTGAAGTGGTGTTCAATACAGCGCTTACGGGTTACCAGGAAATCCTTTCCGACCCATCCTATGCTCGCCAGATCGTTACCCTGACTTATCCGCATATCGGCAACGTTGGTACCACCAGCGAAGACATGGAATCCAAAAAAGCTCATGCTGCCGGCCTGGTAATCCGTGATTTGCCGTTGTTGATGAGCAACTGGCGCGCGCAGCAAACCCTGCCTGAGTTCCTGGAAAAGCACAAAGTCGTGGCCATTGCCGGCATTGATACCCGCCGTCTTACCCGTATCCTGCGTGAAAAGGGTGCGCAGCGAGGTTGCATTGTTGCAGTGGAAAAAGGCCAGCGAATCAACAAGAAGGACGCGGTTGCCGCTGCCCAGGCGTTTGCCGGGCTGGCCGGAATGGATCTCGCCAAAACCGTGACCACGAGAAAACAGTACGACTGGAACGAAAGCAGTTGGTCCCTGGATAAGGGATACAAGCCGCTAACCGATGCACGCTTTCACGTGGTCGCCTATGATTTTGGCGTAAAGCACAATATTTTGCGCATGCTGGCTGATCGGGGCTGCAAGCTGACCGTGGTACCTGCCAAAACACCGGCAGAAGAAGTGCTGGCCATGAAGCCTGATGGCGTGTTCCTGTCCAATGGTCCGGGCGACCCGGAGCCGTGCGATTACGCCATCGAAGCCATCGGCAAGGTGCTGGAGAAGAAGCTGCCGGTATTCGGAATTTGCCTGGGCCACCAGTTGCTGGCACTGGCATCCGGCGCGCAAACCATGAAAATGAAGTTTGGTCATCACGGCGCCAATCACCCGGTGCAGGACCTTGAAACAAAACAGGTCATGATTACCAGTCAGAACCACGGCTTTGCCGTCAACGAAGACTCATTGCCCGGTAACCTGGAAGTCACACACCGTTCGCTGTTTGATCAAACCATCCAGGGAATTCGCCGCACGGATTGTCCGGCGTTTTCATTCCAGGGACACCCGGAGGCCAGTCCGGGGCCGCACGATGTAGCACCGTTATTTGACCAGTTTATCGCTTCCATGCAGGAGGCGAAGTAA
- a CDS encoding MgtC/SapB family protein — protein sequence MWPRELHEIAILAQLFQTRIPLRHYCITNKELTMLFADYWPAIETLLWALAAGSIIGLERSINGRPAGFRTHSLVCVSSSLLMLLTVYQVKLLPDLPIEAVRIDPTRMAQGIMTGIGFLGAGVIMKEGLSVRGLTTAASIWITASIGILIGIGFMEAAFAATVITMGTLSIFRFLEDMLPTLSYARLHVRTLAANAISEDDLCKVITEHDAKAHNVSYHLQEQGKWIEYRMTLHTRHNANYQKLARALTMQEKVAEFMLNPAGG from the coding sequence GTGTGGCCAAGAGAGCTGCACGAAATAGCAATACTGGCTCAGCTGTTCCAAACCCGGATACCATTGCGCCATTACTGCATTACCAACAAGGAGCTCACCATGCTGTTTGCTGATTACTGGCCCGCCATTGAAACCCTGCTGTGGGCACTGGCCGCCGGTTCTATTATTGGCCTGGAACGCAGTATTAATGGTCGCCCGGCAGGTTTTCGCACGCATTCACTGGTGTGCGTATCATCATCCTTGTTGATGCTGTTGACGGTTTACCAGGTCAAACTTCTGCCCGACCTGCCCATAGAGGCGGTTCGCATCGACCCGACGCGTATGGCCCAGGGCATCATGACGGGCATTGGTTTTCTTGGCGCCGGCGTCATCATGAAAGAAGGCCTGTCTGTCCGTGGACTGACCACCGCGGCATCCATTTGGATCACTGCTTCAATCGGTATCCTGATAGGAATTGGTTTCATGGAGGCGGCATTCGCCGCGACAGTCATTACCATGGGCACACTGTCCATTTTCAGGTTTCTCGAAGATATGTTGCCAACCCTGAGTTATGCGCGATTGCACGTGCGCACCCTGGCCGCCAATGCCATCTCCGAAGATGACCTGTGCAAAGTGATTACCGAGCATGATGCCAAGGCTCATAATGTCAGTTATCACCTTCAGGAACAGGGAAAATGGATTGAATACCGCATGACTCTGCACACGCGCCATAATGCCAATTACCAGAAGCTTGCCCGGGCGCTGACCATGCAGGAGAAAGTAGCAGAATTCATGCTGAATCCTGCCGGTGGCTGA